From a region of the Mytilus galloprovincialis chromosome 3, xbMytGall1.hap1.1, whole genome shotgun sequence genome:
- the LOC143066875 gene encoding uncharacterized protein LOC143066875 — protein MKACEHGHTEIVRMLLDKGADYNKCDNNCQSPLMTACEHGYTEIVRMLLDIGADYNKCNKDGQSPVMTACEHGYTEIVRMLLDKGADYNKCDNNGQSPVMTACEHGYTEIVRMLLDREADYNLCDNSEKSPVMKACEHGFTEIVRMLLDREADYKLCDNSEKSPVMKACEHGYTEIVRMLLDKGADYNKCDSSGQSPVMTACEHGYTEIVRMLLDKGADYNKCDNNGQSPVMTACEHGYTEIVRMLLDREADYNLCDNSEKSPVMKACEHGYTEIVRMLLDREADYNLCDNSEKSPVMKACEHGYTEIVRMLLDKGADYNKCDNNGQSPVMKACEHGYTEIVRMLLDIGADYNICDNNSQSPVMKACEHGHTEIVRMLLDKGADYNKCDNNGQSPVMKACEHGYTEIVRMLLDIGADYNKCDNNGQSPLMTACEHGYTEIVRMLLDIGADYNKCNKDGQSPVMTACEHGYTEIVRMLLDKGADYNKCDNNGQSPVMTACEHGYTEIVRMLLDREADYNLCDNSEKSPVMKACEHGFTEIVRMLLDREADYNLCDNSEKSPVMKACEHGYTEIVRMLLDKGADYNKCDNNGQSPVMKACEHGYTEIVRMLLDIGADYNICDNNSQSPVMKACEHGHTEIVRMLLDREADFNLCDNSEKSPVMKACEHGFTEIVRMLLDREADYNLCDNSEKSPVMKSCEHGFTEIVRMLLNIGADYNKCDSNGQSPLMKACEHGFTEIVRMLLDIGADYNKCDSSGQSPLMKACEHGQTEIVRMLLDKGADYNKCDSNGQSPLMKACEHGFTEIVRMLLDIGADYNKCDNNGQSPLMTACEHGYTEIVRMLLDIGADYNKCDNNGQSPLMTACEHGYTEIVRMLLDKGADYNKCDNNGQSPVMKACEHGYTEIVRMLLDIGADYNKCDSSGQSPVMKACEHGYTEIVRMLLDIGADYNKCDSSGQSPVMKACEHDYTEIVRMLLDKGADYNKCDSSGQSPVMKACEHGYTEIVRMLLDIGADYNKCDSNGQSPVMKACEHGYTEIVRMLLDIGADYNLCDNSEKSPVMKACEHGFTEIVRMLLNIGADYNKCDSNGQSPLMKACEHGFTEIVRMLLDIGADYNKCDSSGQSPLMKACEHGQTEIVRMLLDKGADYNKCDSNGQSPLMKACEHGFTEIVRMLLDIGADYNKCDNNGQSPLMTACEHGYTEIVRMLLDIGADYNKCDNNGQSPLMTACEHGYTEIVRMLLDKGADYNKCDNNGQSPVMKACEHGFTEIVRMLLDIGADYNKCDSSGQSPVMKACEHGYTEIVRMLLDIGADYNKCDSSGQSPVMKACEHGYTEIVRMLLDKGADYNKCDSSGQSPVMKACEHGYTEIVRMLLDIGADYNKCDSNGQSPVMKACEHGYTEIVRMLLDIGADYNKCDNNGQSPVMKACEHGYTEIVRMLLDIGADYNKCNKDGQSPVIKACEHGYTGIVKMLLDRGAGYNKCDGDNLSPLMTACEHGQTEIAEKLLDIGENYNKCDSDDQSHLRMAKKHGHAKIVKLLLDKGADYENDDNEGSSPVKKARKHGPAEIVKMVVDIETNFSPCDRWGQSPAMMAGVNDYTEKDGRSSAPLDVLCDGIHLVCFTDTRLDMKCVNYANSFIKEKTTLHGKYKFRIISP, from the exons ATGAAGGCATGTGAACATGGTCACACAGAAATAGTGAGGATGTTGTTAGATAAAGGAGcagactataataaatgtgacaataattgTCAGTCACCTCTAATGACGGCATGTGAACATGGTTACACAGAAATAGTGAGGATGTTGTTAGATATAGGAGCCGActataataaatgtaataaagatGGTCAGTCACCTGTAATGACGGCATGTGAACATGGTTACACAGAAATAGTGAGGATGTTGTTAGATAAAGGAGcagactataataaatgtgacaataatGGTCAGTCACCTGTAATGACGGCATGTGAACATGGTTACACAGAAATAgtgaggatgttgttagacagagaaGCAGACTATAATCTATGTGACAATAGTGAAAAGTCACCTGTAATGAAGGCATGTGAACATGGTTTCACAGAAATAgtgaggatgttgttagacagagaaGCAGACTATAAGCTATGTGACAATAGTGAAAAGTCACCTGTAATGAAGGCATGTGAACATGGTTACACAGAAATAGTGAGGATGTTGTTAGATAAAGGAGcagactataataaatgtgacagtAGTGGTCAGTCACCTGTAATGACGGCATGTGAACATGGTTACACAGAAATAGTGAGGATGTTGTTAGATAAAGGAGcagactataataaatgtgacaataatGGTCAGTCACCTGTAATGACGGCATGTGAACATGGTTACACAGAAATAgtgaggatgttgttagacagagaaGCAGACTATAATCTATGTGACAATAGTGAAAAGTCACCTGTAATGAAGGCATGTGAACATGGTTACACAGAAATAgtgaggatgttgttagacagagaaGCAGACTATAATCTATGTGACAATAGTGAAAAGTCACCTGTAATGAAGGCATGTGAACATGGTTACACAGAAATAGTGAGGATGTTGTTAGATAAAGGAGcagactataataaatgtgacaataatGGTCAGTCACCTGTAATGAAGGCATGTGAACATGGTTACACAGAAATAGTGAGGATGTTGTTAGATATAGGAGCAGACTATAATATATGTGACAATAATAGTCAGTCACCTGTAATGAAGGCATGTGAACATGGTCACACAGAAATAGTGAGGATGTTGTTAGATAAAGGAGcagactataataaatgtgacaataatGGTCAGTCACCTGTAATGAAGGCATGTGAACATGGTTACACAGAAATAGTGAGGATGTTGTTAGATATAGGAGcagactataataaatgtgacaataatGGTCAGTCACCTCTAATGACGGCATGTGAACATGGTTACACAGAAATAGTGAGGATGTTGTTAGATATAGGAGCCGActataataaatgtaataaagatGGTCAGTCACCTGTAATGACGGCATGTGAACATGGTTACACAGAAATAGTGAGGATGTTGTTAGATAAAGGAGcagactataataaatgtgacaataatGGTCAGTCACCTGTAATGACGGCATGTGAACATGGTTACACAGAAATAgtgaggatgttgttagacagagaaGCAGACTATAATCTATGTGACAATAGTGAAAAGTCACCTGTAATGAAGGCATGTGAACATGGTTTCACAGAAATAgtgaggatgttgttagacagagaaGCAGACTATAATCTATGTGACAATAGTGAAAAGTCACCTGTAATGAAGGCATGTGAACATGGTTACACAGAAATAGTGAGGATGTTGTTAGATAAAGGAGcagactataataaatgtgacaataatGGTCAGTCACCTGTAATGAAGGCATGTGAACATGGTTACACAGAAATAGTGAGGATGTTGTTAGATATAGGAGCAGACTATAATATATGTGACAATAATAGTCAGTCACCTGTAATGAAGGCATGTGAACATGGTCACACAGAAATAgtgaggatgttgttagacagagaaGCAGACTTTAATCTATGTGACAATAGTGAAAAGTCACCTGTAATGAAGGCATGTGAACATGGTTTCACAGAAATAgtgaggatgttgttagacagagaaGCAGACTATAATCTATGTGACAATAGTGAAAAGTCACCTGTAATGAAGTCATGTGAACATGGTTTCACAGAAATAGTGAGGATGTTGTTAAATATAGGAGcagactataataaatgtgacagtAATGGTCAGTCACCTCTAATGAAGGCATGTGAACATGGTTTCACAGAAATAGTGAGGATGTTGTTAGATATAGGAGCcgactataataaatgtgacagtAGTGGTCAGTCACCTTTAATGAAGGCATGTGAACATGGTCAAACAGAAATAGTGAGGATGTTGTTAGATAAAGGAGcagactataataaatgtgacagtAATGGTCAGTCACCGCTAATGAAGGCATGTGAACATGGTTTCACAGAAATAGTGAGGATGTTGTTAGATATAGGAGCcgactataataaatgtgacaataatGGTCAGTCACCTCTAATGACGGCATGTGAACATGGTTACACAGAAATAGTGAGGATGTTGTTAGATATAGGAGCcgactataataaatgtgacaataatGGTCAGTCACCTCTAATGACGGCATGTGAACATGGTTACACAGAAATAGTGAGGATGTTGTTAGATAAAGGAGcagactataataaatgtgacaataatGGTCAGTCACCTGTAATGAAGGCATGTGAACATGGTTACACAGAAATAGTGAGGATGTTGTTAGATATAGGAGCcgactataataaatgtgacagtAGTGGTCAGTCACCTGTAATGAAGGCATGTGAACATGGTTACACAGAAATAGTGAGGATGTTGTTAGATATAGGAGCcgactataataaatgtgacagtAGTGGTCAGTCACCTGTAATGAAGGCATGTGAACATGATTACACAGAAATAGTGAGGATGTTGTTAGATAAAGGAGcagactataataaatgtgacagtAGTGGTCAGTCACCTGTAATGAAGGCATGTGAACATGGTTACACAGAAATAGTGAGGATGTTGTTAGATATAGGAGCcgactataataaatgtgacagtAATGGTCAGTCACCTGTAATGAAGGCATGTGAACATGGTTACACAGAAATAGTGAGGATGTTGTTAGATATAGGAGCAGACTATAATCTATGTGACAATAGTGAAAAGTCACCTGTAATGAAGGCATGTGAACATGGTTTCACAGAAATAGTGAGGATGTTGTTAAATATAGGAGcagactataataaatgtgacagtAATGGTCAGTCACCTCTAATGAAGGCATGTGAACATGGTTTCACAGAAATAGTGAGGATGTTGTTAGATATAGGAGCcgactataataaatgtgacagtAGTGGTCAGTCACCTTTAATGAAGGCATGTGAACATGGTCAAACAGAAATAGTGAGGATGTTGTTAGATAAAGGAGcagactataataaatgtgacagtAATGGTCAGTCACCGCTAATGAAGGCATGTGAACATGGTTTCACAGAAATAGTGAGGATGTTGTTAGATATAGGAGCcgactataataaatgtgacaataatGGTCAGTCACCTCTAATGACGGCATGTGAACATGGTTACACAGAAATAGTGAGGATGTTGTTAGATATAGGAGCcgactataataaatgtgacaataatGGTCAGTCACCTCTAATGACGGCATGTGAACATGGTTACACAGAAATAGTGAGGATGTTGTTAGATAAAGGAGcagactataataaatgtgacaataatGGTCAGTCACCTGTAATGAAGGCATGTGAACATGGTTTCACAGAAATAGTGAGGATGTTGTTAGATATAGGAGCcgactataataaatgtgacagtAGTGGTCAGTCACCTGTAATGAAGGCATGTGAACATGGTTACACAGAAATAGTGAGGATGTTGTTAGATATAGGAGCcgactataataaatgtgacagtAGTGGTCAGTCACCTGTAATGAAGGCATGTGAACATGGTTACACAGAAATAGTGAGGATGTTGTTAGATAAAGGAGcagactataataaatgtgacagtAGTGGTCAGTCACCTGTAATGAAGGCATGTGAACATGGTTACACAGAAATAGTGAGGATGTTGTTAGATATAGGAGCcgactataataaatgtgacagtAATGGTCAGTCACCTGTAATGAAGGCATGTGAACATGGTTACACAGAAATAGTGAGGATGTTGTTAGATATAGGAGcagactataataaatgtgacaataatGGTCAGTCACCTGTAATGAAGGCATGTGAACATGGTTACACAGAAATAGTGAGGATGTTGTTAGATATAGGAGCAGActataataaatgtaataaagatGGTCAGTCACCTGTAATAAAGGCCTGTGAACATGGTTATACAGGAATAGtgaagatgttgttagacagaggagcaggCTATAATAAATGTGATGGAGATAATCTGTCACCTTTAATGACGGCTTGTGAACATGGTCAAACAGAAATTGCAGAGAAGTTGTTAGACATAGGAGAAAACTATAATAAATGTGATAGTGACGACCAGTCACATCTAAGGATGGCTAAAAAACATGGTCATGCAAAAATAGTAAAGTTGTTGTTAGACAAAGGAGCAGACTATGAAAATGATGACAATGAGGGTTCGTCACCTGTTAAGAAGGCTAGAAAACATGGTCCtgcagaaatagtaaagatggtAGTGGACATAGAAACAAACTTTAGTCCATGTGATAGGTGGGGTCAGTCACCAGCAATGATGGCTGGTGTAAATGATTATACAGAAAAGGACG gaagaAGCTCTGCACCACTGGATGTTCTCTGTGATGGTATTCATCTTGTCTGTTTTACAGACACTAGACTTGATATGAAATGTGTCAATTATGCAAAcagttttataaaagaaaaaacaacctTGCATGGCAAGTATAAATTTCGAATTATCTCACCTTAG